From a region of the Danaus plexippus chromosome 8, MEX_DaPlex, whole genome shotgun sequence genome:
- the LOC116776406 gene encoding sodium-dependent nutrient amino acid transporter 1-like, with amino-acid sequence MNNSEKGGNVNPGFEISEPRKSLDAKFPDNVINEKGEEVDEEDSRPMWGNQLEFLMSCIATSVGLGNVWRFPFVAYQNGGGAFLIPYIIVLILIGKPMYYIEGVMGQFSSRNSLKIWAIAPAMRGLGYAQALACGYILSYYVSIIALCIYYLAMSFQAPLPWAVCDPSWVNCVPSSSTGENANVVNGTSSAESYFIKTVLQRNNGLEEGLGLPVWYLVLCLLASWIIIFVIVSRGVKSSGKASYFLALFPYVVMIILLISTVILPGAGNGILFFITPEWNKLLELDVWYAAVTQVFFSLTVCNGPIIMFSSYNAFKQNVYRDAMIVTTLDTFTSLLSGVTIFGILGNLAYELRREVGEVVGSGGTGLAFVSYPDAIAKTFQPQLFSVLFFLMMTVLGIGSAVALLSSINTLLLDAFPRVRTVFMSAFSCTVGFACGLVYITPGGAYVLELVDYYGGTFLVLFCGIIEVIGFFWIYGLENVCLDIEFMLNIKTSIYWRFCWGFITPAMMVVVFVYALMSFDSLEFAGYTYPLAGYVSGYLMLFVGVFFVPLVILLTFYKYRSGSFYDTLKKSFTPKESWGPRSAKTRREWKLFKEEVERERSMVPRSWLKHVGLSLIGGYKRP; translated from the exons atg aataattcaGAGAAAGGAGGCAACGTAAACCCTGGGTTCGAGATATCTGAACCTAGGAAGTCACTTGACGCAAAGTTCCCTGACAATGTCATCAACGAAAAG ggCGAAGAAGTCGATGAGGAAGACTCACGGCCGATGTGGGGAAACCAACTCGAATTTCTTATGTCATGTATTGCTACATCAGTCGGGCTTGGTAACGTTTGGCGATTTCCATTCGTCGCTTACCAGAATGGAGGTGGAGCCTTCCTTATTCCCTATATTATAGTACTGATTCTCATCGGAAAACCCATGTATTATATTGAGGGAGTCATGGGACAATTCAGCTCGAGAAATTCCTTGAAGATCTGGGCCATAGCTCCAGCTATGAGAG GTCTCGGATATGCACAAGCTTTGGCCTGTGGTTATATTCTCTCCTACTACGTATCAATCATCGCTTTATGTATCTACTATCTTGCCATGAGCTTCCAAGCCCCCTTGCCGTGGGCGGTATGTGATCCTTCCTGGGTAAATTGTGTGCCCTCATCTAGTACAGGGGAGAATGCTAACGTAGTTAATGGAACAAGTAGTGCTGAATCATATTTCat AAAAACTGTTCTTCAGCGGAACAATGGACTTGAAGAGGGCCTTG GTCTCCCTGTTTGGTACCTGGTACTTTGCCTGTTAGCGTCCTGGATAATAATCTTTGTGATCGTTTCAAGAGGTGTTAAAAGTTCAGGCAAAGCATCATACTTCTTGGCACTCTTCCCTTACGTGGTGATGATTATTCTTCTTATCAG tacagTAATTCTTCCCGGAGCTGGGAAcggtattttgtttttcatcacACCAGAATGGAATAAATTGCTGGAACTTGAT GTATGGTATGCTGCTGTCACACAGGTGTTCTTCTCTTTGACAGTCTGCAACGGACCCATTATTATGTTCTCCTCTTATAATGCCTTCAAACAAAACGTATACAG AGACGCGATGATTGTTACTACTTTAGATACCTTCACCAGTTTGTTATCCGGAGTCACAATTTTCGGTATTCTTGGAAATTTGGCATACGAATTAAGAAGAGAAGTTGGTGAAGTTGTCGGTTCTGGAGGAACGGGACTCGCTTTCGTTTCCTACCCTGATGCTATTGCTAAGACTTTCCAACCACAG tTATTCTCAGTGCTCTTCTTCTTGATGATGACTGTACTTGGTATTGGATCAGCTGTAGCACTCTTGTCATCTATTAACACGCTTCTCTTGGACGCTTTCCCTCGCGTTAGAACTGTCTTCATGTCTGCCTTCTCATGCACTGTCGGTTTTGCTTGTGGTCTTGTGTACATCACGCCT ggtGGAGCATATGTATTGGAGTTGGTTGACTATTATGGTGGAACTTTCCTTGTTCTTTTCTGCGGTATCATTGAAGTTATAGGTTTCTTCTGGATTTATG gTCTGGAAAACGTATGTTTGGACATAGAATTCATGTTGAACATAAAGACCTCTATATACTGGCGTTTCTGTTGGGGTTTCATTACACCAGCTATGATGGTTGTCGTCTTTGTTTACGCTCTCATGTCCTTCGATAGTTTAGAGTTCGCTGGATATACATACCCATTAGCTGGTTATG TTTCTGGATACCTGATGCTGTTCGTTGGAGTTTTCTTTGTTCCTCTCGTTATTCTGCTGACATTCTACAAATACAGAAGCGGCAGTTTCTATGAT ACCCTGAAGAAGTCTTTTACACCCAAAGAATCTTGGGGTCCCAGGTCTGCAAAGACTAGACGCGAATGGAAACTTTTCAAAGAGGAAGTTGAAAGGGAAAGAAGTATGGTGCCGAGATCATGGCTGAAACACGTCGGTTTAAGTCTGATAGGAGGATACAAACGTccttga
- the LOC116776624 gene encoding sodium-dependent nutrient amino acid transporter 1-like, translating into MDERSGQVNIAFSPSPEKLNINPEQNPQQNKKKITNIRERPKWDNQLEFLMSCIATSVGLGNVWRFPFVAYQNGGGAFLIPYIIVLFIIGKPMYYLETVLGQFSNSNCVKVWALSPAMKGTGYAQTLGAMYLVSYYVSIIALCFYYLAMSFQSPLPWAVCAPEWANCVPSGESVNISEIAGNPLSSAELYFTHTVLRQSNGIHSGIGVPLWDLTLCLFISWVIIFLIVARSVKSSGKAAYFLALFPYVVMIILLIRAVTLPGAVNGILFFVTPVWSKILEIRVWYAAVTQVFFSLSVCSGTLIMFSSYNGFRQNVYRDSMIVTTLDTFTSLISGITIFGVLGNLAYELNYDDISNVLGSGGTSLAFVSYPDAIAKTPFLPQLFAVLFFLMMATLGVGSGVALLSTINTVLLDSFPRVPTHFMSAGVCSALFLIGLIYVTPGGQYVLELVDHYGGTFMRLFSAIVETIGVFWIYGLENICLDIEYMLGVKTSFFWRICWMVVTPLLMIFVFFYAIITTDKLVFGDDYEYPSSAYLAGDLLQYIGMAMVPLFILIALKKYRTNSVVGTIRNAFRPKDTYGPQSDELREGWVKFRQEAKTQRKIKRKNWLYHFFIILFKGYR; encoded by the exons ATGGACGAAAGATCTGGACAGGTTAATATAGCATTCAGTCCTTCTCCGGAAAAACTGAATATCAATCCAGAACAAAACccacaacaaaataaaaag aaaataactaatataagGGAGCGTCCAAAATGGGACAATCAATTAGAATTTCTTATGTCGTGCATCGCAACTTCAGTTGGTTTGGGTAATGTCTGGCGCTTTCCCTTCGTTGCTTATCAAAACGGCGGAGGAGCTTTTCTGATCCCGTATATAATAGTGCTATTCATCATTGGAAAACCCATGTACTATCTAGAAACAGTGCTGGGTCAGTTTAGCAACAGTAACTGTGTCAAAGTATGGGCACTGTCACCGGCGATGAAAG GTACCGGATACGCTCAAACGTTAGGCGCTATGTATTTGGTGTCATATTACGTATCAATTATAGCGCTTTGTTTCTATTACCTTGCTATGAGCTTCCAGTCCCCCCTACCATGGGCGGTTTGCGCTCCAGAGTGGGCTAACTGTGTACCATCAGGAGAATCCGTAAATATAAGCGAAATAGCTGGCAACCCCTTAAGCAGCGCTGAGCTTTATTTCAC TCACACTGTTTTGAGGCAGTCTAATGGGATCCATAGCGGAATTG GTGTTCCGCTGTGGGATCTCACGCTATGTCTGTTCATATCGTGGGTTATAATTTTCTTGATCGTGGCTCGAAGCGTGAAGAGTTCAGGAAAAGCTGCATATTTTTTGGCACTCTTCCCATACGTTGTCATGATAATTCTTCTCATTAG GGCTGTAACTCTGCCAGGAGCTGTGAatggaatattgttttttgttaccCCAGTATGGTCTAAAATTCTTGAAATTCGT GTGTGGTACGCAGCTGTTACTCAAGTATTCTTTTCTTTATCCGTATGTTCGGGCACACTGATCATGTTTTCATCATACAACGGATTTAGACAGAATGTATACag aGATTCGATGATCGTCACAACTTTGGATACATTTACAAGTTTGATATCCGGAATTACAATTTTTGGTGTTCTTGGTAACTTAGCTTATGAGTTAAATTACGATGACATCAGCAATGTACTAGGATCGGGAGGCACCAGTTTAGCATTTGTGTCATATCCAGATGCCATCGCAAAAACCCCATTTCTGCCTCAg TTGTTCGCGGTACTGTTCTTTCTGATGATGGCCACTCTTGGTGTAGGATCGGGCGTGGCTCTTTTGTCCACCATCAACACTGTGTTGTTGGACTCCTTCCCTCGCGTACCTACTCATTTCATGTCAGCAGGAGTTTGTTCCGCACTCTTCCTCATTGGACTCATATACGTAACACCG GGTGGCCAATATGTGCTAGAACTTGTCGATCATTATGGCGGTACTTTTATGAGGCTTTTCTCAGCTATAGTGGAAACCATAGGGGTCTTCTGGATATATg GAttggaaaatatatgtttggaCATCGAATACATGCTCGGCGTAAAAACTTCCTTCTTTTGGCGAATTTGTTGGATGGTTGTGACACCATTGCTCatgatatttgtatttttctacGCCATAATTACTACTGACAAATTGGTCTTCGGTGATGATTACGAGTATCCCTCTTCAGCCTATC TTGCTGGTGATTTGCTACAGTACATCGGTATGGCTATGGTGCccttattcatattaatcgctctaaaaaaatacagaacaaACAGTGTTGTTGGG acaatCCGAAATGCTTTCCGTCCAAAGGACACATATGGCCCCCAATCAGATGAGTTAAGGGAGGGTTGGGTAAAATTCAGACAAGAAGCAAAGACGCAAAGAAAGATTAAGCGCAAGAATTGGTTATatcacttttttattatactttttaaaggaTACAGGTAA